The Methanocella sp. genome includes a window with the following:
- a CDS encoding TOBE domain-containing protein — MQFSARNKLQGTVKEVRVGAVMAIVMVQVGENVIESAITKDAVEEMKLKAGDKVTVVVKSTSVMIMK; from the coding sequence ATGCAATTCAGCGCACGCAATAAGCTACAGGGCACTGTAAAGGAAGTAAGGGTCGGGGCTGTCATGGCCATCGTCATGGTCCAGGTCGGAGAGAACGTCATCGAGTCCGCCATCACCAAAGACGCCGTGGAAGAGATGAAGCTGAAGGCCGGCGATAAGGTGACGGTGGTCGTCAAGTCCACGTCCGTCATGATCATGAAGTAA
- a CDS encoding Tfx family DNA-binding protein produces MREDEKNMLLTEKQIEILRMKKRGMSQADIARALKTTRGNICIIENTALKNIEKAKNTIKFYRAMEAPIWLTIPGGTDLYDIPGKVFKAADKKRIKITVDSAMVIVKLKTEAADRIHGRLTNDDIDISVDEHGNLAIN; encoded by the coding sequence ATGAGGGAAGACGAGAAGAACATGTTATTGACCGAAAAGCAGATAGAGATACTGAGGATGAAAAAAAGGGGCATGTCCCAGGCGGACATAGCCCGGGCCCTGAAGACAACCCGCGGGAACATTTGTATAATCGAGAACACGGCCCTTAAAAACATCGAGAAGGCGAAGAACACTATCAAGTTCTACCGCGCGATGGAGGCGCCCATCTGGCTGACCATCCCCGGGGGCACAGACCTCTATGACATTCCCGGAAAAGTGTTCAAGGCCGCGGACAAGAAGCGCATCAAGATCACGGTCGACTCCGCCATGGTCATCGTAAAGCTCAAGACCGAGGCTGCCGACCGGATCCACGGCCGGCTCACGAACGACGATATCGACATTTCCGTGGACGAGCACGGGAACCTGGCCATTAATTAG
- a CDS encoding FmdE family protein yields the protein MNNEHSNDIHELMEKYHVDPRVRGYIDDCVEFHTFPAAGLLLGVFMVDLALEKLGVKPGGRLYAVTESPKCLPDAVQVITHCTYGNHRLRVINTGRFSITINRFSEGKTAPGVRVYIDAKKASAYPTLYAWYINDPSYRGGVDGEDLLKEIIEAGRNVLSWEYVSVRFTPKEKWDSAKCLSCGEMVPSSTLESGVCRACGSMAYYDKGEKVESSTN from the coding sequence ATGAACAATGAACACTCCAATGATATTCACGAGCTAATGGAAAAATACCACGTCGACCCGAGAGTCCGTGGCTATATCGACGACTGCGTGGAGTTCCACACGTTCCCGGCCGCCGGGCTCCTGCTGGGCGTATTCATGGTGGACCTGGCCCTGGAAAAGCTGGGCGTGAAGCCGGGCGGCCGGCTGTATGCGGTCACCGAATCTCCCAAGTGTCTCCCGGACGCGGTCCAGGTGATCACCCACTGCACGTACGGGAACCACCGGCTCAGGGTCATCAACACAGGGAGGTTCTCCATCACCATCAACCGCTTTTCAGAAGGAAAAACGGCGCCTGGCGTGCGCGTTTACATAGATGCGAAAAAAGCGTCCGCCTACCCCACGCTGTACGCATGGTATATCAATGACCCGTCATACCGGGGAGGCGTCGACGGGGAGGACCTCCTGAAAGAGATCATCGAGGCCGGAAGGAACGTCCTGTCTTGGGAATATGTTAGCGTCCGCTTCACTCCGAAGGAAAAGTGGGATTCGGCGAAGTGCTTATCCTGCGGCGAGATGGTCCCGTCCAGCACGCTGGAGAGCGGCGTATGCCGTGCCTGCGGCAGCATGGCGTACTACGACAAGGGGGAAAAGGTGGAGAGCTCCACTAATTAA
- a CDS encoding OmpL47-type beta-barrel domain-containing protein → MKRDGKNAGAFLATIMCLTFICGMTLPLLAQAADTTPPVTNASVSGTVGNNGWYTTTPTVSLSATDAGGSGVAHTYYRINGSQLITYTTSFTLPDGSNSLLFYSVDNAGNTEPTISGHNSIVINVDTEKPTMNITIKGSIINGYYNGTATLNLTARDNVSGISSISYSYDNTNWNSYTGNVTLKDGSYTLYYGCYDNAGNAYNNSTTLQVFNPEIDFNPTCNKWYTDVSSFNIYFILPPSGDVDHVDFAFNDPKSTWHHSNDSTVYPIYHSAQGNTTIYYRAVSASGLMGNMKSVWYGIDTVAPTIGVSFDGEYSKSKGWFSSDITVHLNVNDPGPVTTEYSWDNSHWSTYSGPFKVSKGSSRTIYFRTTDLGGRSASGSQFIYFAPTTMNQGAMSDSVWINGVTYSGNPTATTSPTTAPTAMPTSMPIPTPVLQPSPTATPDVSTGSGDPLAIAILIGVLAFLGIAAAAVYLFVFKPK, encoded by the coding sequence ATGAAAAGGGATGGAAAGAACGCGGGCGCCTTCCTGGCGACCATTATGTGTCTCACATTTATATGTGGTATGACCCTGCCACTCCTGGCGCAGGCCGCAGATACGACGCCCCCGGTCACGAACGCTTCAGTGTCCGGAACCGTAGGGAATAACGGCTGGTACACGACCACTCCGACCGTTAGCCTTTCTGCCACCGATGCCGGCGGCTCCGGCGTTGCCCACACGTACTATCGTATCAATGGCAGCCAGCTGATAACGTATACGACGAGCTTCACATTGCCCGACGGCAGCAATTCGCTGCTCTTCTACAGCGTCGACAACGCGGGAAATACTGAGCCTACTATCAGCGGCCACAATAGCATCGTTATAAACGTTGATACCGAAAAGCCGACCATGAACATCACGATAAAAGGTAGCATTATCAACGGGTATTATAATGGAACCGCGACTCTGAACCTCACTGCAAGGGACAACGTCTCGGGGATCTCGTCGATCTCGTATTCATATGATAATACGAACTGGAATAGCTATACCGGCAATGTCACGTTAAAGGACGGCAGCTATACTCTTTACTACGGGTGCTATGATAATGCAGGGAACGCCTATAATAACTCGACGACCCTGCAGGTCTTCAATCCCGAAATCGACTTTAACCCGACATGTAACAAGTGGTATACGGATGTAAGCAGTTTTAATATTTACTTCATTCTACCGCCGTCGGGCGACGTCGACCACGTCGATTTTGCCTTCAACGACCCTAAAAGTACCTGGCATCACAGCAACGACAGCACTGTTTATCCCATTTATCATTCCGCCCAGGGGAACACGACGATCTATTACCGTGCCGTAAGCGCTTCCGGCCTGATGGGTAACATGAAAAGTGTCTGGTACGGCATCGATACGGTCGCACCTACCATCGGCGTCAGCTTCGACGGGGAATACTCGAAGAGCAAAGGCTGGTTTAGCAGCGATATCACGGTGCACCTGAACGTCAACGATCCGGGCCCGGTCACGACAGAATATAGCTGGGACAACAGCCACTGGAGTACATATTCTGGCCCCTTCAAGGTATCCAAGGGCTCCTCCAGGACCATCTATTTCCGTACGACTGATCTTGGGGGCAGGTCGGCTAGCGGCAGTCAGTTCATCTACTTCGCCCCGACCACCATGAACCAGGGCGCCATGTCTGACTCGGTTTGGATCAACGGCGTGACGTATTCGGGTAACCCGACGGCGACCACGTCGCCGACGACCGCGCCCACGGCCATGCCGACGAGCATGCCCATCCCGACGCCCGTGCTCCAGCCGTCGCCGACGGCGACCCCCGACGTATCCACGGGGTCCGGTGACCCGCTGGCCATCGCTATCTTGATCGGCGTGCTGGCGTTCCTGGGAATCGCCGCAGCGGCCGTATACCTCTTCGTGTTCAAGCCAAAGTGA
- the tsaA gene encoding tRNA (N6-threonylcarbamoyladenosine(37)-N6)-methyltransferase TrmO, translated as MSAEQDASTDEMVLKPVGVVHSPIRARDDMPIRGVDAELEIYEPYVDALSGVDGNTHLILQCWLHEADRRVLKAVPRKISASLPEQGVFSLRSPARPNPVSVTVVKLLRRYGRYVFVSGADAIEGTPILDIKPYQAGMDCIFSAKNPDRTQKIKKMAPGEYKYSLVHEALNFHGERCTGLALAVRMGIVANMMLKRDLRSDGIGIIIGKNPCISDSLIGITGARLGNGRLLYNLRPKLKQSGADSYSIFSPEKTVIFRLRKFMKDFDGILESDVNDLFDIEVI; from the coding sequence ATGTCGGCAGAGCAAGACGCTTCCACGGATGAGATGGTACTGAAACCGGTGGGAGTCGTTCATTCGCCCATAAGAGCCCGCGACGATATGCCCATCCGGGGCGTCGACGCCGAACTCGAGATATACGAGCCTTACGTGGACGCGCTATCCGGCGTGGACGGCAACACGCACCTGATCCTGCAATGCTGGCTCCATGAGGCGGACCGGAGGGTCCTGAAGGCTGTGCCCCGGAAGATCTCGGCCAGCCTGCCGGAGCAGGGCGTGTTTTCCCTGCGCTCTCCCGCGAGGCCGAACCCCGTCTCCGTCACTGTGGTCAAACTATTGAGGCGCTACGGGCGGTACGTCTTCGTTTCCGGTGCGGACGCCATCGAGGGCACGCCCATCCTCGACATCAAGCCCTACCAGGCGGGCATGGACTGTATCTTTTCGGCGAAGAACCCGGACAGGACGCAGAAGATCAAAAAGATGGCCCCGGGAGAATACAAGTACAGCCTGGTCCATGAGGCGCTGAACTTCCATGGTGAGCGCTGTACCGGGCTCGCGCTGGCCGTCCGCATGGGCATCGTGGCGAACATGATGCTGAAGCGTGACCTGAGGAGCGACGGCATAGGCATTATCATCGGCAAGAACCCCTGCATATCGGACTCGCTCATCGGCATCACCGGCGCCAGGCTGGGTAACGGCCGGCTGCTGTATAACCTGAGGCCGAAGCTGAAGCAGTCCGGGGCCGACTCGTACTCAATCTTCAGCCCAGAAAAGACCGTCATTTTCAGGCTGAGGAAGTTCATGAAGGATTTCGACGGCATCCTCGAGAGCGACGTGAATGACCTCTTCGATATCGAGGTCATCTAG
- a CDS encoding S1C family serine protease, with amino-acid sequence MIPIDEEELVRIIENASPWVVNISVSMVQDAYMNAAPVQGMGSGIIVDEAGYILTNNHIVENTDGMVVSMFDGTRLDGTLVGNDPMSDVAVVKVSGKKKLPVAKLGDSDTVKVGHTAIAIGNPFGFMLRGPTVTIGVISALNRTIQAEKGVYENLFQTDAHINPGNSGGPLLNSKGEVIGMNSANIPFAQGIGFSIPINSAMAIARELIEHGKVIRPWLGILGIGLNKEIASYYNLSAEEGVLITRSFENSPAWAEGITSGDVILKVDGKAVKDMTELAGYVRKKKIGDVITLSVRRGNLQGDVKVRLAEIPTSK; translated from the coding sequence ATGATACCCATAGATGAAGAAGAGCTTGTCAGGATCATCGAGAACGCGAGCCCGTGGGTCGTCAACATCAGCGTGAGCATGGTGCAGGACGCCTACATGAACGCCGCCCCAGTGCAGGGCATGGGCTCGGGCATCATCGTGGACGAGGCGGGATATATACTGACGAACAACCACATCGTTGAGAACACGGACGGCATGGTCGTGAGCATGTTCGATGGCACGCGGCTCGACGGCACGCTCGTGGGCAACGACCCCATGTCGGACGTGGCCGTGGTGAAGGTGTCCGGCAAAAAGAAGCTGCCCGTGGCGAAGCTCGGCGACTCTGACACGGTCAAGGTCGGCCACACGGCCATCGCCATCGGGAACCCGTTCGGCTTCATGCTTCGCGGCCCGACGGTCACCATCGGCGTCATCAGCGCCCTCAACCGGACGATCCAGGCGGAAAAGGGCGTGTACGAGAATCTATTCCAGACGGACGCCCATATCAATCCCGGCAACAGTGGCGGGCCCTTGCTCAACAGCAAGGGCGAGGTCATCGGCATGAACTCGGCGAACATCCCGTTCGCCCAGGGCATCGGCTTTTCCATTCCCATAAACAGCGCCATGGCCATCGCCAGAGAATTAATAGAGCACGGGAAGGTCATCCGCCCCTGGCTCGGCATCCTGGGCATCGGCCTCAACAAGGAGATCGCCTCCTACTATAATTTGAGCGCCGAGGAGGGCGTGCTCATCACCCGGAGCTTCGAGAACAGCCCCGCCTGGGCGGAGGGCATTACCTCGGGCGACGTCATCCTGAAGGTGGACGGCAAGGCCGTCAAGGACATGACCGAGCTCGCGGGATACGTCCGGAAGAAGAAGATCGGCGACGTGATCACGCTGTCGGTGCGGCGCGGAAATTTGCAGGGCGACGTAAAAGTTAGGCTGGCAGAGATACCTACTTCAAAATAA
- the modA gene encoding molybdate ABC transporter substrate-binding protein, translating to MQNKRFVIASVVIVILLSVLVAGCTTTSPTVSPTAAPTAIPQKTTLTVFAAASLSDAFNETAAAFEANHTGVDVVLQFAGTQQLRTQVEQGAYADVFASASIPHLTALQDEGYVDNATAKNFTKNKLAIIVPKNNPANIASLSDLSKPGVKLVICAASVPCGSYTLQLLNKTANNSSYGADFKTKVMANVVSQETDVNSAVSKVALGEADAAFVYKSDVPKAMQDKVTTILIPDSINVLATYPIAVLKQSKDPQDAQAFEDFVLSSDGKAILTKYGFITT from the coding sequence ATGCAAAACAAGAGGTTTGTGATCGCAAGTGTTGTGATCGTAATATTACTATCTGTATTGGTAGCGGGCTGCACGACGACCAGCCCCACGGTAAGCCCGACGGCGGCACCGACGGCCATCCCCCAGAAGACGACCCTGACGGTCTTTGCCGCCGCGTCGCTGAGCGACGCGTTCAACGAGACCGCCGCCGCCTTTGAGGCGAACCATACGGGCGTCGACGTCGTCCTGCAGTTCGCCGGCACGCAGCAGCTCCGGACCCAGGTCGAGCAGGGCGCCTATGCGGATGTTTTCGCGTCGGCGAGCATTCCCCACCTGACCGCGCTCCAGGATGAGGGCTATGTGGACAACGCGACGGCGAAGAACTTTACGAAGAACAAGCTGGCCATCATCGTACCGAAGAATAACCCGGCGAACATCGCCAGCCTGTCGGACCTGTCGAAGCCCGGCGTCAAGCTCGTCATCTGCGCGGCCAGCGTGCCCTGCGGCAGCTACACGCTCCAGCTATTGAACAAGACCGCCAACAACTCCTCGTACGGCGCCGACTTCAAGACGAAGGTCATGGCCAACGTGGTCTCCCAGGAGACGGACGTGAACAGCGCCGTGTCCAAGGTCGCTCTGGGAGAGGCGGACGCGGCGTTCGTATACAAGTCGGACGTTCCCAAGGCCATGCAGGACAAGGTCACGACCATCCTGATACCGGACAGCATCAACGTGCTGGCGACGTACCCGATCGCAGTATTGAAGCAGTCCAAGGACCCGCAGGATGCGCAGGCTTTCGAGGACTTCGTGCTATCGAGCGATGGCAAGGCGATCCTGACTAAGTACGGGTTCATCACGACTTAA
- a CDS encoding ABC transporter permease, giving the protein MRTTGNAVTKKLTERPSSASVVVFVLTALVLLFIGLPVASLFLKISPDSFFRELQSSVVVDALKLSLITSTASALLIVAICTPVAYVNARYDYPGKEFVDTVLDLPVVLPPAVAGIALLMAFGRVGVVGQYLNMAGITVGFTTGAVVMAQLFVASPFYMRQAKSSFEDVDLSYENAARTLGASRTATFFYITVPIALNGLISGVITAWARALGEFGATIMFAGNFQGRTQTMPLAIFTTMQSDLDASIALSIILVIVSFVVIISVKILTRRAAVDAKG; this is encoded by the coding sequence ATGCGCACGACGGGAAATGCGGTAACGAAGAAGCTGACAGAGAGGCCATCGTCGGCATCCGTCGTCGTATTTGTCCTGACTGCCCTGGTCTTATTGTTCATCGGGCTCCCCGTGGCCTCGCTCTTCCTGAAGATATCCCCCGATAGCTTTTTTCGCGAGCTACAGAGCAGCGTCGTGGTCGATGCGCTGAAGCTGAGCCTCATCACGTCCACGGCGTCGGCGCTACTTATCGTGGCCATTTGTACGCCCGTAGCCTACGTGAACGCGAGGTACGACTATCCGGGCAAGGAATTCGTGGACACGGTCCTCGACCTGCCGGTCGTGCTGCCGCCGGCCGTCGCGGGCATCGCGCTGCTCATGGCCTTCGGCCGCGTCGGTGTCGTCGGCCAGTACCTGAATATGGCAGGGATCACCGTCGGCTTTACGACCGGGGCCGTGGTCATGGCCCAGCTCTTCGTGGCATCGCCCTTCTACATGCGCCAGGCGAAGAGCAGCTTCGAGGACGTCGACCTTTCCTATGAAAATGCGGCGCGGACGCTGGGGGCTTCACGCACGGCCACGTTCTTCTATATTACCGTGCCCATCGCCCTGAACGGCCTGATCTCCGGGGTGATCACCGCCTGGGCCCGGGCCCTCGGGGAGTTTGGCGCCACCATCATGTTCGCCGGTAATTTCCAGGGCCGGACCCAGACCATGCCTCTGGCGATCTTTACCACCATGCAGAGCGACCTCGACGCGTCCATCGCGCTGTCCATAATACTGGTGATCGTATCGTTTGTCGTTATAATTTCAGTTAAAATATTGACCCGGAGGGCCGCCGTTGACGCTAAAGGTTAG
- a CDS encoding ABC transporter ATP-binding protein, with protein MTLKVSVKKRLRDFNLDVSLEAGDREILALMGENGCGKTTVLNVVAGLTTPDEGQVSIDGKSLFNGCTGVDIPPEKRNIGYLFQNYSLFPNMSVYDNVAFGLRMRSCPREELDGRVKRLLEGVDMWQLRSEKASRLSGGQKQRVALSRALAIEPSAFLLDEPLSALDAEARMAMRRDLKQLILNADVPTIIVTHSAREAMEMADRVYVMEKGRILVAGTPESVLRKGTSRFVDAILNAE; from the coding sequence TTGACGCTAAAGGTTAGCGTGAAAAAGCGCCTGAGGGACTTTAACCTTGACGTTAGCCTGGAGGCCGGGGACCGCGAGATCCTGGCGCTCATGGGCGAGAACGGCTGCGGCAAGACCACCGTGCTCAACGTCGTGGCCGGCCTCACGACGCCCGACGAGGGGCAGGTCAGCATCGACGGAAAGAGTCTCTTTAACGGATGCACAGGGGTCGATATCCCGCCGGAAAAAAGGAATATCGGGTACCTGTTCCAGAACTACTCGCTGTTCCCGAACATGTCCGTATACGATAACGTCGCCTTCGGGCTCCGCATGCGTTCCTGCCCCCGGGAAGAGCTGGATGGGCGGGTAAAGCGCCTGCTGGAGGGCGTCGATATGTGGCAACTCCGGAGCGAGAAGGCCTCCCGCCTGTCGGGCGGGCAAAAGCAGCGCGTCGCGCTATCCCGGGCCCTGGCAATAGAGCCCTCGGCATTTTTACTGGACGAGCCGCTGAGCGCATTAGACGCTGAAGCCCGCATGGCCATGCGCAGGGATCTAAAGCAGTTGATCCTGAACGCCGACGTGCCCACGATCATTGTCACCCACAGTGCCCGCGAGGCGATGGAGATGGCGGACCGGGTCTACGTTATGGAAAAAGGGCGTATACTGGTGGCCGGCACGCCGGAGAGCGTGCTGAGAAAAGGCACCAGCCGGTTTGTCGATGCAATTTTAAATGCCGAATGA